From Nicotiana tabacum cultivar K326 chromosome 22, ASM71507v2, whole genome shotgun sequence, one genomic window encodes:
- the LOC107798554 gene encoding 11S globulin seed storage protein Jug r 4-like, with product MASSWLSFSLSFLLVLHGTFAQQRYQQQQGECQLNRLSPQEPTVRIQAEAGVTELWDPNNQQFQCAGVSLIRHVIQSRGMLLPSYVNTPLLAYVERGQGFYGIMQSGCPETFQSSQQLQQGERGAGSRFQDRHQRIGQFRQGDIIAFPAGAAHWVYNEGNEELVLVVLEDSSNNANQLGRTSRRFFIAGNPQQGQQQQQQGQYGARSLRREQFQSGNVFNGFDVQVLAEAFGVDQETAKRLQGQEDQRGHIVNIQQGLRVVRPPFSQEQEEREERQEQGQYGPRMNGIEETICSAKVRQNIDNPSRADIYNPHAGRFTTVNSLTLPILSFLRLSAARGVLYRDSIMAPHWVTNAHKVIYITRGESRIQIVDHRGQAVLDDRVRQGQVVVVPQNYAVVKHAETEGCEWVEFNTNDNAMINTLSGRTSAIRGLPVDVIANSYQISRDEARRLKFNREETLIFRSSGRARSSERVAAA from the exons ATGGCTTCTAGCTGGCTCTCTTTCTCCTTGAGTTTCCTTCTGGTATTGCACGGTACCTTTGCTCAGCAGAGATACCAACAGCAGCAAGGCGAGTGCCAACTCAATAGACTTAGCCCTCAGGAACCCACCGTCCGCATTCAAGCCGAAGCTGGAGTCACTGAGTTATGGGACCCAAATAACCAGCAGTTCCAATGTGCTGGCGTCTCCCTAATTCGCCACGTCATCCAGTCTAGGGGAATGCTGTTGCCTTCTTATGTTAACACTCCCCTACTTGCCTATGTTGAACGAG GTCAGGGATTTTATGGCATCATGCAATCTGGATGCCCCGAAACATTCCAGTCATCCCAGCAATTGCAGCAAGGTGAAAGGGGTGCCGGTTCAAGATTCCAAGATCGCCACCAGAGGATTGGACAGTTTAGGCAGGGTGACATTATTGCCttccctgctggagctgctcactGGGTTTATAACGAAGGAAATGAGGAGCTTGTTCTTGTTGTTCTTGAAGATAGCAGTAACAATGCCAACCAGCTTGGTCGAACTTCAAGG AGGTTCTTCATTGCTGGAAACCCACAACAAggacagcaacaacagcaacaggGACAATACGGTGCCCGCAGCTTGCGCAGGGAACAATTCCAATCAGGAAATGTTTTCAATGGCTTCGACGTACAGGTCTTGGCTGAGGCATTTGGCGTAGACCAGGAGACAGCCAAGAGACTTCAGGGACAGGAAGACCAGAGAGGACACATTGTAAACATTCAGCAAGGACTCAGAGTTGTGAGGCCACCATTCTCACAAGAACAAGAGGAGCGCGAGGAGAGACAAGAGCAAGGACAATACGGTCCTCGCATGAACGGAATTGAGGAAACCATCTGCTCCGCTAAAGTCAGGCAGAACATTGACAACCCCTCACGTGCTGATATCTACAACCCACATGCCGGACGATTCACCACCGTCAACAGCCTCACTCTGCCAATCCTCAGCTTCCTCCGTCTCAGTGCCGCTAGGGGAGTTCTCTACAGA GATTCAATCATGGCACCACACTGGGTCACCAATGCACACAAGGTAATCTACATAACAAGGGGAGAGTCAAGGATTCAGATTGTGGATCACAGAGGACAAGCAGTGTTAGATGACAGAGTCCGACAGGGACAGGTTGTGGTGGTTCCACAGAACTATGCCGTGGTGAAACACGCTGAGACCGAAGGCTGCGAGTGGGTAGAGTTCAACACCAATGACAATGCCATGATCAACACTTTGAGCGGCCGTACCTCAGCTATCCGAGGATTACCTGTAGATGTGATCGCCAATTCATACCAGATTTCAAGGGATGAGGCGAGGAGGCTGAAGTTCAACAGGGAGGAAACTCTTATCTTCCGCTCTTCAGGAAGAGCTCGCTCATCCGAGAGAGTTGCTGCTGCTTAA